The DNA sequence attattagaggaaattgattataaaaaattattaacaaTTTTGCATCTCGAAAAGATAGAAAAATAAGACTTCAATTAAAATATACTCATATCataactttcttttaaaaatttaggcctCACATTAaactttggctttaggccacacgTGTGTTTCAGCCGCCCCTGCTATAAACTATCATCAAAGTACAAACAAGATGCGCTACGATATCCTCACCCGCCCTTCTTGCTATGTAAGTTCTGTTTACTTACCATACCCACATCTTCAACAAGTACTAAGGTTTCAACTATCACATACCTTTACCTTCATTTTAACCAAAAGACGCTACTCCTATGTGTATCGTGGAACTTACCACCACTAATTAGGAGAGGGATCTCATAGATAGGCCGCATTTCATGTATTTGGATTTTGGAGACCATTTTTTGTATTCAGAAATTGAAATTAAATTACCTCATAGCCAACCCAAGCAATGGAAAGCAGCACAAAAATTGCAAGGGAATTGGTAAACTTTCTATAAAGATCAAGTTTTGCCATGCTTTTCCGCATCTGCAGTTAAGAGTGACAAAATAATCAATAACTGAATGAAATAATTACACGAACTACAGTAATAAAGTCAAATACGTCTCGTGTTAAAAAGTTTAGATTAAGAAATAgattaactaaattaattataTCAAGAAGGTTGTGTACTCTCTTCTCTTCTGTTATTGTTTACCCCTTACTCTTTAGCATTTCTTGTAAGCTAAATCCTATCTTGTGCGCCAAGATGTAATATGTTCATATTTTAACATTATGACAAAATCAACAAATATGGAAAGAATgaacacatacacacacatataaaTGTATAATTACTTTTTTTTAAGATATGGAGAGAATATATAATAACATATTTGCAGAAACATGCATATATCTATTTGGATAAAACGAGAAAGAAGACTTGACGCACAAAAGGGTTCAAAGCCTATATGATGACCAAGTCATTTGTAGATTGTCTGGGTGAAAAATGCACACAGTTACAACTATCATAATCCCATCCAAACTGCTAAATCCAAAAGAACTGACAGAATTGCGCCAACACTCACATTTGCACGGTTTGGTAAGATCATACAAGCAATGGAAATCATCATTTTACTCCAAACATCTACCTGTAATTTTTCCAATGTCTTGGATAATGATGAGAATATCCACAAAATAACCGACGCATCCAAGAAAACAACAGGAAGCACCAGATATATCTTGGTTTTCCTTGAGAAGTCATTGATGCTGCCCAAATGCTCCACAAGTTCAAGTGCCTCAGTGGCAATAAAATACATTAGGCATAAAAGATACACTTTTGAGGTTACGCCACCAAGCGTAGGCCGAACAACACCATAACCCATTGAAACGACTAAAAGAAGTGCACGAGACAACGTCTTCTTTACAGCAGTCATTGTGACTGCCCATATCGTAATTACCATAGGTCTGCTTCCTGTGGCATTAAGATTTGCATATTCAAAATACCAGAGAGCCATTTCAGACATGCCAAGGGCAATAACAGCAGTAATCTGATAATGTAGCTGTATAACATCCTTCCAAAACTGGACAAACTTCAGGAACCAGAATAGACCAAGTACAAGATAGGCTAAAGAAGCAAGTCCGTAGAAAGTCATCAACGGTACCATTCTCCCTGGTAAGTATCCATCTGGATTTTTCCAAACTGTTCTTCCTCTGATTATTGTTCCCTTAAGTGCTGGGTCACAAAACATGAAATAAAGATAGTACATCCCAGTACTATTTATTTCAACTGTTGCGGGAAGCATATTAGCTTCCTGATTCTTTCCTTCAAAATACGTCTGAATACGTAGTGGCCACAGTGGGTTGTCTTGGTTGTGCTGGATCATAACCTCTCCTACCGTGCAGAACTTTTCTTGAGCAAGTTTTGGAGTACAACACAGTGCATTAGACTTTGCAAAAGCATCTCCAATCTTTTCTCTGTCTCTGACCTCAAGAATGATAGTTTCAATCAAACCAGTTCGACTCTGCATCTCATTTGTTGCATCAGCAGATTCCTTTGTCCTCAAAAAAACAATATCTTCAAATCTGCAAAGCTAAAATCAACCGTGAGGTATGAATCTCAAGGTCCATAGAAGATTATTGAAATAAACGAACCAGAAAGAATATGCTAGTATATAAAAATCTCAAAATAAAATTACTACCCAGCTAAGAAGCAAGAAATTTATCAAAGAAGCTATTAAAGAAACCATAAAACTTCTTAGTGAGTATGTTAAACACGATAGAGTAGCTCAGGCTCCGCGAAATGTGTTTTTCGAGAGAAGTGAAGTAAACTTAAACAGTAAAAA is a window from the Nicotiana tomentosiformis chromosome 10, ASM39032v3, whole genome shotgun sequence genome containing:
- the LOC104105382 gene encoding uncharacterized protein C26H5.07c-like isoform X7 is translated as MKHGTSELSIGSLILLFYTFNLISNVLASIHEYKDEQFIPKSNAFFFHGGTEGLYASKSSSNASPDKPLEGKSFIRFEDIVFLRTKESADATNEMQSRTGLIETIILEVRDREKIGDAFAKSNALCCTPKLAQEKFCTVGEVMIQHNQDNPLWPLRIQTYFEGKNQEANMLPATVEINSTGMYYLYFMFCDPALKGTIIRGRTVWKNPDGYLPGRMVPLMTFYGLASLAYLVLGLFWFLKFVQFWKDVIQLHYQITAVIALGMSEMALWYFEYANLNATGSRPMVITIWAVTMTAVKKTLSRALLLVVSMGYGVVRPTLGGVTSKVYLLCLMYFIATEALELVEHLGSINDFSRKTKIYLVLPVVFLDASVILWIFSSLSKTLEKLQMRKSMAKLDLYRKFTNSLAIFVLLSIAWVGYEVCVCWGN
- the LOC104105382 gene encoding uncharacterized protein isoform X1 — translated: MKHGTSELSIGSLILLFYTFNLISNVLASIHEYKDEQFIPKSNAFFFHGGTEGLYASKSSSNASPDKPLEGKSFIRFEDIVFLRTKESADATNEMQSRTGLIETIILEVRDREKIGDAFAKSNALCCTPKLAQEKFCTVGEVMIQHNQDNPLWPLRIQTYFEGKNQEANMLPATVEINSTGMYYLYFMFCDPALKGTIIRGRTVWKNPDGYLPGRMVPLMTFYGLASLAYLVLGLFWFLKFVQFWKDVIQLHYQITAVIALGMSEMALWYFEYANLNATGSRPMVITIWAVTMTAVKKTLSRALLLVVSMGYGVVRPTLGGVTSKVYLLCLMYFIATEALELVEHLGSINDFSRKTKIYLVLPVVFLDASVILWIFSSLSKTLEKLQVDVWSKMMISIACMILPNRANMRKSMAKLDLYRKFTNSLAIFVLLSIAWVGYELYFNASDPLSELWRISWIIPAFWSLLAFSLLVVICILWAPSSNPTRYAYAGETEDDYDEEALSLTTGVRVMAGVRVISDSGTMLERKEKKGSASTEIISDQREDPEEDKRE
- the LOC104105382 gene encoding uncharacterized protein isoform X6, coding for MQSRTGLIETIILEVRDREKIGDAFAKSNALCCTPKLAQEKFCTVGEVMIQHNQDNPLWPLRIQTYFEGKNQEANMLPATVEINSTGMYYLYFMFCDPALKGTIIRGRTVWKNPDGYLPGRMVPLMTFYGLASLAYLVLGLFWFLKFVQFWKDVIQLHYQITAVIALGMSEMALWYFEYANLNATGSRPMVITIWAVTMTAVKKTLSRALLLVVSMGYGVVRPTLGGVTSKVYLLCLMYFIATEALELVEHLGSINDFSRKTKIYLVLPVVFLDASVILWIFSSLSKTLEKLQMRKSMAKLDLYRKFTNSLAIFVLLSIAWVGYELYFNASDPLSELWRISWIIPAFWSLLAFSLLVVICILWAPSSNPTRYAYAGETEDDYDEEALSLTTGVRVMAGVRVISDSGTMLERKEKKGSASTEIISDQREDPEEDKRE
- the LOC104105382 gene encoding uncharacterized protein isoform X4 encodes the protein MQSRTGLIETIILEVRDREKIGDAFAKSNALCCTPKLAQEKFCTVGEVMIQHNQDNPLWPLRIQTYFEGKNQEANMLPATVEINSTGMYYLYFMFCDPALKGTIIRGRTVWKNPDGYLPGRMVPLMTFYGLASLAYLVLGLFWFLKFVQFWKDVIQLHYQITAVIALGMSEMALWYFEYANLNATGSRPMVITIWAVTMTAVKKTLSRALLLVVSMGYGVVRPTLGGVTSKVYLLCLMYFIATEALELVEHLGSINDFSRKTKIYLVLPVVFLDASVILWIFSSLSKTLEKLQVDVWSKMMISIACMILPNRANMRKSMAKLDLYRKFTNSLAIFVLLSIAWVGYELYFNASDPLSELWRISWIIPAFWSLLAFSLLVVICILWAPSSNPTRYAYAGETEDDYDEEALSLTTGVRVMAGVRVISDSGTMLERKEKKGSASTEIISDQREDPEEDKRE
- the LOC104105382 gene encoding uncharacterized protein isoform X2, which codes for MKHGTSELSIGSLILLFYTFNLISNVLASIHEYKDEQFIPKSNAFFFHGGTEGLYASKSSSNASPDKPLEGKSFIRFEDIVFLRTKESADATNEMQSRTGLIETIILEVRDREKIGDAFAKSNALCCTPKLAQEKFCTVGEVMIQHNQDNPLWPLRIQTYFEGKNQEANMLPATVEINSTGMYYLYFMFCDPALKGTIIRGRTVWKNPDGYLPGRMVPLMTFYGLASLAYLVLGLFWFLKFVQFWKDVIQLHYQITAVIALGMSEMALWYFEYANLNATGSRPMVITIWAVTMTAVKKTLSRALLLVVSMGYGVVRPTLGGVTSKVYLLCLMYFIATEALELVEHLGSINDFSRKTKIYLVLPVVFLDASVILWIFSSLSKTLEKLQMRKSMAKLDLYRKFTNSLAIFVLLSIAWVGYELYFNASDPLSELWRISWIIPAFWSLLAFSLLVVICILWAPSSNPTRYAYAGETEDDYDEEALSLTTGVRVMAGVRVISDSGTMLERKEKKGSASTEIISDQREDPEEDKRE
- the LOC104105382 gene encoding uncharacterized protein isoform X3 encodes the protein MLLRYLQSFTPNFTPKCIKLIPTLTPFFTPNKNITFYIWVYQKQLCRFEDIVFLRTKESADATNEMQSRTGLIETIILEVRDREKIGDAFAKSNALCCTPKLAQEKFCTVGEVMIQHNQDNPLWPLRIQTYFEGKNQEANMLPATVEINSTGMYYLYFMFCDPALKGTIIRGRTVWKNPDGYLPGRMVPLMTFYGLASLAYLVLGLFWFLKFVQFWKDVIQLHYQITAVIALGMSEMALWYFEYANLNATGSRPMVITIWAVTMTAVKKTLSRALLLVVSMGYGVVRPTLGGVTSKVYLLCLMYFIATEALELVEHLGSINDFSRKTKIYLVLPVVFLDASVILWIFSSLSKTLEKLQVDVWSKMMISIACMILPNRANMRKSMAKLDLYRKFTNSLAIFVLLSIAWVGYELYFNASDPLSELWRISWIIPAFWSLLAFSLLVVICILWAPSSNPTRYAYAGETEDDYDEEALSLTTGVRVMAGVRVISDSGTMLERKEKKGSASTEIISDQREDPEEDKRE
- the LOC104105382 gene encoding uncharacterized protein C26H5.07c-like isoform X5 — encoded protein: MKHGTSELSIGSLILLFYTFNLISNVLASIHEYKDEQFIPKSNAFFFHGGTEGLYASKSSSNASPDKPLEGKSFIRFEDIVFLRTKESADATNEMQSRTGLIETIILEVRDREKIGDAFAKSNALCCTPKLAQEKFCTVGEVMIQHNQDNPLWPLRIQTYFEGKNQEANMLPATVEINSTGMYYLYFMFCDPALKGTIIRGRTVWKNPDGYLPGRMVPLMTFYGLASLAYLVLGLFWFLKFVQFWKDVIQLHYQITAVIALGMSEMALWYFEYANLNATGSRPMVITIWAVTMTAVKKTLSRALLLVVSMGYGVVRPTLGGVTSKVYLLCLMYFIATEALELVEHLGSINDFSRKTKIYLVLPVVFLDASVILWIFSSLSKTLEKLQVDVWSKMMISIACMILPNRANMRKSMAKLDLYRKFTNSLAIFVLLSIAWVGYEVCVCWGN